Proteins encoded by one window of Arachis ipaensis cultivar K30076 chromosome B04, Araip1.1, whole genome shotgun sequence:
- the LOC107636993 gene encoding uncharacterized protein LOC107636993, translating to MAVIANLANTMEANAAVTLQAVQRLGQPAGNENRNGDGNGTGNRDGNGNDLGGAPMTLASFLKVHPPTFRGSTNPTKVDNWFQAMECALQAQHVPTNQNLLGCISTVFYKKYFSESVREARELELMQLKQGSMSVAEYRSKFEELCRFSRVCQRAPETYESWKCIKYQGGLKDDIMTAIAPLEIRIFSELVNKV from the exons ATGGCGGTGATAGCCAACTTGGCTAATACCATGGAAGCGAATGCTGCTGTAACGTTGCAAGCCGTACAAAGGTTGGGTCAACCGGCGGGAAATGAAAATAGAAACGGAGATGGAAATGGAACTGGGAATAGAGACGGAAATGGTAATGACTTGGGAGGTGCTCCGATGACCTTGGCTTCATTTCTGAAAGTTCATCCACCAACTTTTAGAGGATCGACTAACCCTACGAAAGTGGACAATTGGTTCCAAGCTATGGAGTGTGCATTGCAAGCTCAGCATGTCCCAACTAACCA AAATCTCTTGGGATGTATTTCAACGGTgttctataagaagtattttTCGGAGTCGGTGAGAGAGGCAAGGGAGTtagagcttatgcagctgaagcaaggctcAATGTCAGTAGCAGAGTACAGAAGCAAATTTGAAGAGCTGTGTAGGTTTTCAAGAGTATGTCAGAGAGCCCCTGAGACCTATGAGAGTTGGAAATGTATCAAGTATCAAGGAGGCCTCAAGGACGACATTATGACTGCTATAGCTCCCTTGGAGATAAGAATATTCTCGGAACTAGTCAACAAAGTGTGA